GCACCACGCCGAGTCCGACGAAGAGGGGGAGCCGCCCGGTGACGTACACGCTCAGACCGGCACGCGCGTCTGCTGCACCACCGCGGTGAGCACGGCGTCGACCGACACGCCCTCGAGCTCGGCGTCCGGGCGCAGCCGGATCCGGTGCCGCCAGGTGGGCACGAGCAGCGTCTGCACGTGGTCGGGGGTGATCGCGGGGTAGCCGCCGAGCCAGGCCCAGGCCTTCGCCGCCGCGAGGAGCGCGGTGGTCGCCCGGGGGCTCACCCCCAGCTGCACCGACGGGCTCTGGCGGGTCGCCTGGGCGAGGTCGACGACGTACCCGAGCACATCGTCGGTGACCGTCACCCGAGCGGCGGCGTGCTGAGCTGCGACGATCTCCGCGGGGTCGATGACCCGCCGGAGGCCCGCGGCGCCGAGGTCGCGCGGGTCGAACCCCTCTGCATGGCGGCGGAGCACCGCAAGCTCCGCCTCGCGCGGCGGCAGGTCGACGATCAGCTTCAGCAGGAACCGGTCGAGCTGGGCCTCGGGGAGGGTGTAGGTGCCCTCCTGCTCGATCGGGTTCTGCGTCGCGGCGACGAGGAACGGCGACGGCAGGGGCCGGGTCACGCCGTCGGAGGAGACCTGGCGCTCCTCCATCGCCTCCAGCAGCGCCGCCTGGGTCTTGGGCGGGGTGCGGTTGATCTCGTCGGCGAGCACGATGTTGCTGAACACCGGGCCGGGGCGGAACTCGAACTCGCCGGTGCGCGCGTCGTAGACGAGCGACCCCGACACGTCGCCGGGCATCAGGTCGGGGGTGAACTGGATGCGCTTGGTGTCCAGGCCCAGGGCCGTGCTGAACGAGCGCACCAGGAGGGTCTTGGCGACCCCGGGCACGCCCTCCAGCAGCACGTGACCGCGGGCGAGGAGGGCGATGAGAAGGCCGGTGACCGTGCCGTCCTGGCCGATCACGGCCTTCCCGACCTCGCTGCGCACCCGGTGCATCGCGTCGCGGAGCGCGGCATCGTCGAGCGTGGGTGCGGCGGCGGGAGCGCCCCCGGGGGCGGGGGCGGACGGCTGATCGGTCATGGGCGGTTCCTTTCGGGACGGACGGCGTCGCGGAGGGCGGCTTCGAGTTCGCGCAGGCGCGCGGCGACGACGGCGAGCTGGGCGTCGTCGGTCGGGACATCGTCGAGGAGGATGCCGCGGACGACGCGCCGATCGGCGGAGAGCCGGTCGGCCGTGGCATCGGAGATCTCATCGGCCGCGGCGTTCGGGCCGAGGCCGACGAGCCGGGCCATGCGGCGCAGGGCCGCGATGCGCAGATCATCGGCGGCGTGCGCGGCATCGCGGGTCTGGGCGTACAGGCGCGCGCGGCCCTCGGCGGTCTCCGCCGCGCGGACCGTGACCGGGAGGCGCTCGCGCACGAGCGGTCCGAACCGGCGGCCGCGCCAGATCGCTGCGGCCGCGGCGGCGAGAAGCAGCAGGGCGATCGCGGGGCTCACCCAGCGGGGAGTGGACTCGCCGAGCGAGGGGTCGGTGTTATCCAGGTCGGTGTCGCCGAGCATGGGGTCGTACCAGACGACGAGCGGATGCCGCGCGAGCAGGTTGATGCCGAGGGCGGCGTTGCCGTCCTGCGCCAGCACCTCGTTGACGAGCACCGCGGCCCCGTCGAGGGCGGCGACGCGCCGACCGTCGAGCTCGGCGACGATCAGGCCCGCCGCGCCGTCACCGGTGAGGTAACAGGCTTCGGCGCCGTCTCCCGCCTCGAAGACCGCGCCCGGGGCGACCGGGCCCGACCGCTCGGCCCCAGCGACGCCGCACTGCGGATCGAGCAGTGTGTCGGCGCGTCCGCCGACGGTGGTTCCGGGGAGGAAGAGGCGCAGGGTCCGCGACCGCGGCTCGATGAGGACGATGTCGTCGGCCGGTGCGGCGAGGTCGGCGAGTCCGTCGTCCGACAGCGCCGGCGTGTCCGGGAGCACGAGGGTCACCCCGTCCGCGGCGCCGTCGAGCGCGCGGGTCGCGTCAGCTCGGGTGCGGGCGACCTCGACCGCGACCCCCTGGTCGCGAAGCACCTCGACCAGCGCCCGCGTTCCGGTGGGTCCGGCCGACTCGGCGTCCAGAGCGTCGCGCTGTGCCCATTCGCCGAGCCCCGAGAGCAGGGCTCCGACAGCGCCGACGACGAGCAGGGCGACGGCGAGCACGATCCAACCGCCGACCCGTCGTCGCCGCGGCGCGGCCGGTCCGGCGACGCCGGTGTCGGTGGGGGACGCAGCGGCGGTCATCCGCTCATCCCGACACGGGCGGAGGCGGCCGGGCGAGCGGCGATCAGCTGCTCGTCGAGGCGGCGGAGACCTTCGTAGTCGTCGCGAGAGCCCGGTCGACGCAGGTAACGGACGTCGTCGAATGCGGACGCGCCCGCCTCGAGATCCGCTGCGGCGGCCGGGAAGACACGTCCGGCCGACCGTGCGAACGCGTGCACCGTGGCGCCGGGCGGCGTGCTGACGACCCCGCGCTCGGCGAGGCCGCGCGCGAGCGCGCGGAAGCGCAGGATGAGGGCCTCGTCCCACTTCCCGGCGTCGGCTGCGGATGCCGCGGCGCGGCGCAGGTCGTCGGCGGTGCGTTCGTCGGATTCGCCGAAGAGGGTCGCGACCGGTGCCGCCGCACGACGACGCGCGCGGGGAAGACCCCACACCAGGACGGCGACGATGATCAGGGCCGCCACGGCGACCGCCGCGATGAGGGCGAAAGCCGACCCGAGGCCGCCGGAGACGTCGGTGGAGAACAGTCCGCCGAGGAACTCTCCGATGGCGCGGGCGATGCGGTCGAAGGCCGTCGGCTCCGCCTCGGCGTAGATCGGATTCGACAGCTCCTGCTCCGCCCACTCCCGCGCCTCGTCGCCGTCAGGGGTGACCGCTGTCGCGACGAGCGTCCGCGCGACGCCGGAGATCACGGTGCGTCGCGGTCGCCGGTGTCGCCGCCGAGCCTGTCACCGGGCGCTGCCCAGCTCGTCGGCGGCGCGGCGGGCGGCGTCGGGGGAACGGGGGGATGAGCCGGCGGCGGGGCGTATCCGGGCGGCGGGCCGTAGCCCTGGGGCGCGGGCGGGCCCTGAGGCGCGGGCGGCGTTCCGTAGCCCTGCGGGGCGGGATACCCCGGCGGCGGGCCGTAGCCCTGCGGAGCGGGGTATGCGGGGTAGGCCTGCGCGGACGGTCGCGGCGCGATCGAACGGCCGACGTGCAGGCGGTAGGGGTCGGGAAGGTCGGTCCGTCCGGCGTCGCGCTGCTCGACATAGCTCTGCAGGTCGAGGTCGAGGCCCTCTCGACGCATGCGGCAGTCGATGTAGACCAGCGCCGAAGCGGTGGACTGCACCACAACGGCCACCGCCTGGATGAGCAGGGTCACGACCTGGGTCAGGACCAGTCCGAAGATGAGGGCGACGATGGCACCCGGCTCGGGATCGCCGGTGGGGGAGATGATCGTGGTGACGCCGCTCGTGAGGAGGCTGAACGGCACGCTCACCAGCTGCGCGAGCACCGAGAAGGTCAGCGAGACGAGCACCAGCACGCCGAGCCCCACCCAGAACCGGCCTCGGATGAGGACCCACGACCGCACGATGGCGCCGCGGATCGTGGCGTGCTCGAGGATGATCGCCGCGGGCGCGAGCATCAGCTTCGTCGACAGCCAGAGCACCAGCGGGATCGCGGCGAGCACCGCCAGCACGCTCAGGACGATGGCGACGGGGAGCACCGCGAAGCCGATGGCGACGAGAACGAGCACGACGAGGGTCACCGCGACGATGCCGGCCGCCGCGAGCAGGAACGCGTACCCGATCAGTCGCCAGACCACGGGCTTGAGCTGGGCCCAGATCGCACCCAGGGTGGGTTTCTCGGCGACGGCTCCCCGAGCGACCTCCGTGACGACCACGCCCTGGACGATGACGCCGACGGCGCCGGCGAGCAGACCCAGCACGATCCCGGCGAC
The Microbacterium sp. SLBN-154 DNA segment above includes these coding regions:
- a CDS encoding DUF4350 domain-containing protein yields the protein MTAAASPTDTGVAGPAAPRRRRVGGWIVLAVALLVVGAVGALLSGLGEWAQRDALDAESAGPTGTRALVEVLRDQGVAVEVARTRADATRALDGAADGVTLVLPDTPALSDDGLADLAAPADDIVLIEPRSRTLRLFLPGTTVGGRADTLLDPQCGVAGAERSGPVAPGAVFEAGDGAEACYLTGDGAAGLIVAELDGRRVAALDGAAVLVNEVLAQDGNAALGINLLARHPLVVWYDPMLGDTDLDNTDPSLGESTPRWVSPAIALLLLAAAAAAIWRGRRFGPLVRERLPVTVRAAETAEGRARLYAQTRDAAHAADDLRIAALRRMARLVGLGPNAAADEISDATADRLSADRRVVRGILLDDVPTDDAQLAVVAARLRELEAALRDAVRPERNRP
- a CDS encoding glycerophosphoryl diester phosphodiesterase membrane domain-containing protein; this translates as MTSYPAWTPASRPGIIPLHPLTFGTILGRSFTALRHNPKVLLGFALGIQAVTYIVVIVAIGAIAIGAFSRLDTLRPGSEEFDTVLAGSIALVVVAGIVLGLLAGAVGVIVQGVVVTEVARGAVAEKPTLGAIWAQLKPVVWRLIGYAFLLAAAGIVAVTLVVLVLVAIGFAVLPVAIVLSVLAVLAAIPLVLWLSTKLMLAPAAIILEHATIRGAIVRSWVLIRGRFWVGLGVLVLVSLTFSVLAQLVSVPFSLLTSGVTTIISPTGDPEPGAIVALIFGLVLTQVVTLLIQAVAVVVQSTASALVYIDCRMRREGLDLDLQSYVEQRDAGRTDLPDPYRLHVGRSIAPRPSAQAYPAYPAPQGYGPPPGYPAPQGYGTPPAPQGPPAPQGYGPPPGYAPPPAHPPVPPTPPAAPPTSWAAPGDRLGGDTGDRDAP
- a CDS encoding AAA family ATPase; the encoded protein is MTDQPSAPAPGGAPAAAPTLDDAALRDAMHRVRSEVGKAVIGQDGTVTGLLIALLARGHVLLEGVPGVAKTLLVRSFSTALGLDTKRIQFTPDLMPGDVSGSLVYDARTGEFEFRPGPVFSNIVLADEINRTPPKTQAALLEAMEERQVSSDGVTRPLPSPFLVAATQNPIEQEGTYTLPEAQLDRFLLKLIVDLPPREAELAVLRRHAEGFDPRDLGAAGLRRVIDPAEIVAAQHAAARVTVTDDVLGYVVDLAQATRQSPSVQLGVSPRATTALLAAAKAWAWLGGYPAITPDHVQTLLVPTWRHRIRLRPDAELEGVSVDAVLTAVVQQTRVPV
- a CDS encoding DUF4129 domain-containing protein produces the protein MISGVARTLVATAVTPDGDEAREWAEQELSNPIYAEAEPTAFDRIARAIGEFLGGLFSTDVSGGLGSAFALIAAVAVAALIIVAVLVWGLPRARRRAAAPVATLFGESDERTADDLRRAAASAADAGKWDEALILRFRALARGLAERGVVSTPPGATVHAFARSAGRVFPAAAADLEAGASAFDDVRYLRRPGSRDDYEGLRRLDEQLIAARPAASARVGMSG